The following are from one region of the Vicugna pacos chromosome 9, VicPac4, whole genome shotgun sequence genome:
- the SYNE4 gene encoding nesprin-4 isoform X1: protein MALPPPLSPRPSSEPFSHAPGAPRELDTAECTIYPASGDDRIRLEQAQKQGQVSLDPPEHFQSGPRGTKPATGLPTSPTSSSQEDPTGAKHCEHSISGQEVLEAEQDSLHLSLLGLGLQLQDLERGLGPWASAQSGMVQLQALQADLRGAAERLDALLAFGEGLAQRSEPQARAPLEQVLRAFRAHRDSIFRQLWRLQAQMVSFSLVFEDINTLEQDLEVEGDSDGPGHGRIWGPWASGSLPTPAELEWDPAGDVGGLGPLGRRTAWTPGAPCELCGHRGPWGRGQSLEVRAGGVTSPQAPMDPSVCLLAGSFPFKVFMALCLPLSLSGSISLLLSQCSLPSLPLSLLASMSSSISLCFLLLCLHFLISSISLTHPKGPCYSKITPISKPPSACPAYLLIHSSLLKCYLFREACSGLQILLLLIL, encoded by the exons atggccctgcccccacctctgagCCCTAGGCCCTCTTCTGAGCCCTTCAGCCACGCCCCTGGAGCGCCTAGGGAGCTGGATACTGCTGAATGCACCATCTACCCTGCATCTGGAGACGACAGAATCAG GTTGGAACAGGCTCAGAAGCAGGGGCAGGTCTCCTTGGACCCTCCTGAGCACTTCCAGAGTGGACCGAGGGGCACCAAGCCTGCCACTGGCCTCCCCACATCTCCAACGTCCTCTTCCCAGGAGGACCCAACTGGGGCCAAACACTGTGAG CACTCCATCTCTGGCCAGGAGGTATTGGAGGCTGAGCAGGACAGCCTGCATCTTAGCCTTCTGGGGCTGGGCCTCCAGCTGCAGGACCTGGAGCgaggcctggggccctgggcaTCAGCCCAGAGCGGGatggtccagctgcag GCCCTCCAGGCAGACCTCCGTGGGGCAGCTGAGCGTTTAGATGCACTGCTGGCATTCGGTGAGGGGCTGGCACAGCGGAGTGAGCCCCAAGCCCGGGCACCCCTGGAACAGGTCCTGAGGGCCTTCAGAGCCCATCGAGACAGCATCTTCCGGCAGCTGTGGCGGCTGCAGGCCCAGATGGTCAGCTTCAGCCTG GTGTTTGAGGATATCAACACACTGGAGCAGGACTTGGAGGTTGAGGGGGACTCAGACGGGCCAGGACATGGTAGGATCTGGGGGCCCTGGGCATCCGGTAGCCTCCCCACTCCTGCAGAGTTGGAGTGGGACCCGGCGGGGGACGTTGGGGGCCTCGGGCCTTTGGGGCGAAGGACAGCCTGGACACCAGGGGCTCCCTGTGAGCTATGTGGCCACAGGGGCCCCTGGGGCAGGGGACAAAGCCTCGAGGTAAGAGCAGGTGGGGTCACCTCCCCCCAGGCACCCATGGACCCCTCTGTGTGCCTCCTAGCAGGGTCCTTCCCCTTCAAGGTTTTCATGGCTCTGTGTCTCCCTCTATCCCTCTCggggtctatttctcttttgctaTCTCAgtgttcccttccctccctccctttgtcTCTCTTGGCCTCCATGTCTTCCTCcatctcactctgtttccttctGTTGTGTCTACATTTCCTCATTTCCTCTATCTCCCTCACTCACCCTAAGGGGCCATGCTATTCCAAAATCACTCCCATCTCAAAGCC
- the ALKBH6 gene encoding alpha-ketoglutarate-dependent dioxygenase alkB homolog 6 isoform X2: MEDQDARVPALEPFRVEQAPPVIYYVPDFISKEEEEYLLRQVFNAPKPKWTQLSGRKLQNWGGLPHPRGMVPERLPPWLQRYVDKVSDLSLFGGLPANHVLVNQYLPGEGIMPQTPTKHSPPCPQLGSPTFTPEGGGCGLLPCPALVPPPQPHEDGPLYYPTVSTISLGSHTMLDLYEPRQPEDDDPTEQPRPPPQPATSLLLEPRSLLVLRGTAYTSLLHGIAPARVDVLDAASLPPNAAACPSAQPGARLARGTRVSLTIRRVPRVLRAGLLLSK; encoded by the exons ATGGAGGATCAGGACGCCAGGGTCCCAGCACTGGAACCATTCAGGGTGGAGCAG GCACCACCTGTAATCTACTATGTCCCTGACTTCATCTCCAAGGAAGAGGAGGAGTATTTGCTTCGACAG GTCTTCAATGCCCCAAAGCCAAAGTGGACCCAGCTTTCCGGGAGGAAGTTACAGAACTGGG GTGGGCTGCCCCATCCCCGTGGGATGGTTCCTGAGCGGCTGCCACCATGGCTCCAGCGCTATGTGGACAAAGTGTCTGACCTCAGTCTTTTTGGGGGCCTCCCAGCCAACCACGTCCTTGTGAACCAGTATCTGCCTGGGGAGGGCATCATG CCACAAACTCCAACCAAGCATTCACCTCCCTGTCCCCAGTTGGGGAGCCCCACTTTCACCCCCGAGGGTGGTGGGTGTGGACTACTGCCCTGTCCAGCCctggtgccccctccccagccccacgaGGATGGGCCACTGTACTACCCGACCGTCAGCACCATCAGCCTGGGCTCCCACACCATGCTGGACCTGTACGAGCCTCGGCAGCCAGAGGACGATGACCCTACAGAGCAG CCCCGACCCCCGCCGCAGCCAGCCACCTCTCTGCTGCTGGAACCTCGCAGCCTGCTGGTGCTCCGTGGCACCGCCTACACGAGCCTCCTCCACGGCATCGCACCCGCTCGCGTAGACGTGCTGGACGCCGCCTCCCTGCCGCCCAACGCAGCCGCTTGCCCCTCGGCGCAGCCCGGAGCCCGCCTGGCCCGCGGCACCCGCGTCTCGCTGACCATCCGCCGCGTGCCCCGCGTGCTGCGCGCTGGCCTCCTGCTCAGCAAGTGA
- the ALKBH6 gene encoding alpha-ketoglutarate-dependent dioxygenase alkB homolog 6 isoform X4, whose amino-acid sequence MEDQDARVPALEPFRVEQAPPVIYYVPDFISKEEEEYLLRQVFNAPKPKWTQLSGRKLQNWGGLPHPRGMVPERLPPWLQRYVDKVSDLSLFGGLPANHVLVNQYLPGEGIMHHQPGLPHHAGPVRASAARGR is encoded by the exons ATGGAGGATCAGGACGCCAGGGTCCCAGCACTGGAACCATTCAGGGTGGAGCAG GCACCACCTGTAATCTACTATGTCCCTGACTTCATCTCCAAGGAAGAGGAGGAGTATTTGCTTCGACAG GTCTTCAATGCCCCAAAGCCAAAGTGGACCCAGCTTTCCGGGAGGAAGTTACAGAACTGGG GTGGGCTGCCCCATCCCCGTGGGATGGTTCCTGAGCGGCTGCCACCATGGCTCCAGCGCTATGTGGACAAAGTGTCTGACCTCAGTCTTTTTGGGGGCCTCCCAGCCAACCACGTCCTTGTGAACCAGTATCTGCCTGGGGAGGGCATCATG CACCATCAGCCTGGGCTCCCACACCATGCTGGACCTGTACGAGCCTCGGCAGCCAGAGGACGATGA
- the ALKBH6 gene encoding alpha-ketoglutarate-dependent dioxygenase alkB homolog 6 isoform X1 translates to MEDQDARVPALEPFRVEQAPPVIYYVPDFISKEEEEYLLRQVFNAPKPKWTQLSGRKLQNWGGLPHPRGMVPERLPPWLQRYVDKVSDLSLFGGLPANHVLVNQYLPGEGIMQPQTPTKHSPPCPQLGSPTFTPEGGGCGLLPCPALVPPPQPHEDGPLYYPTVSTISLGSHTMLDLYEPRQPEDDDPTEQPRPPPQPATSLLLEPRSLLVLRGTAYTSLLHGIAPARVDVLDAASLPPNAAACPSAQPGARLARGTRVSLTIRRVPRVLRAGLLLSK, encoded by the exons ATGGAGGATCAGGACGCCAGGGTCCCAGCACTGGAACCATTCAGGGTGGAGCAG GCACCACCTGTAATCTACTATGTCCCTGACTTCATCTCCAAGGAAGAGGAGGAGTATTTGCTTCGACAG GTCTTCAATGCCCCAAAGCCAAAGTGGACCCAGCTTTCCGGGAGGAAGTTACAGAACTGGG GTGGGCTGCCCCATCCCCGTGGGATGGTTCCTGAGCGGCTGCCACCATGGCTCCAGCGCTATGTGGACAAAGTGTCTGACCTCAGTCTTTTTGGGGGCCTCCCAGCCAACCACGTCCTTGTGAACCAGTATCTGCCTGGGGAGGGCATCATG CAGCCACAAACTCCAACCAAGCATTCACCTCCCTGTCCCCAGTTGGGGAGCCCCACTTTCACCCCCGAGGGTGGTGGGTGTGGACTACTGCCCTGTCCAGCCctggtgccccctccccagccccacgaGGATGGGCCACTGTACTACCCGACCGTCAGCACCATCAGCCTGGGCTCCCACACCATGCTGGACCTGTACGAGCCTCGGCAGCCAGAGGACGATGACCCTACAGAGCAG CCCCGACCCCCGCCGCAGCCAGCCACCTCTCTGCTGCTGGAACCTCGCAGCCTGCTGGTGCTCCGTGGCACCGCCTACACGAGCCTCCTCCACGGCATCGCACCCGCTCGCGTAGACGTGCTGGACGCCGCCTCCCTGCCGCCCAACGCAGCCGCTTGCCCCTCGGCGCAGCCCGGAGCCCGCCTGGCCCGCGGCACCCGCGTCTCGCTGACCATCCGCCGCGTGCCCCGCGTGCTGCGCGCTGGCCTCCTGCTCAGCAAGTGA
- the SYNE4 gene encoding nesprin-4 isoform X2, whose translation MALPPPLSPRPSSEPFSHAPGAPRELDTAECTIYPASGDDRIRLEQAQKQGQVSLDPPEHFQSGPRGTKPATGLPTSPTSSSQEDPTGAKHCEHSISGQEVLEAEQDSLHLSLLGLGLQLQDLERGLGPWASAQSGMVQLQALQADLRGAAERLDALLAFGEGLAQRSEPQARAPLEQVLRAFRAHRDSIFRQLWRLQAQMVFEDINTLEQDLEVEGDSDGPGHGRIWGPWASGSLPTPAELEWDPAGDVGGLGPLGRRTAWTPGAPCELCGHRGPWGRGQSLEVRAGGVTSPQAPMDPSVCLLAGSFPFKVFMALCLPLSLSGSISLLLSQCSLPSLPLSLLASMSSSISLCFLLLCLHFLISSISLTHPKGPCYSKITPISKPPSACPAYLLIHSSLLKCYLFREACSGLQILLLLIL comes from the exons atggccctgcccccacctctgagCCCTAGGCCCTCTTCTGAGCCCTTCAGCCACGCCCCTGGAGCGCCTAGGGAGCTGGATACTGCTGAATGCACCATCTACCCTGCATCTGGAGACGACAGAATCAG GTTGGAACAGGCTCAGAAGCAGGGGCAGGTCTCCTTGGACCCTCCTGAGCACTTCCAGAGTGGACCGAGGGGCACCAAGCCTGCCACTGGCCTCCCCACATCTCCAACGTCCTCTTCCCAGGAGGACCCAACTGGGGCCAAACACTGTGAG CACTCCATCTCTGGCCAGGAGGTATTGGAGGCTGAGCAGGACAGCCTGCATCTTAGCCTTCTGGGGCTGGGCCTCCAGCTGCAGGACCTGGAGCgaggcctggggccctgggcaTCAGCCCAGAGCGGGatggtccagctgcag GCCCTCCAGGCAGACCTCCGTGGGGCAGCTGAGCGTTTAGATGCACTGCTGGCATTCGGTGAGGGGCTGGCACAGCGGAGTGAGCCCCAAGCCCGGGCACCCCTGGAACAGGTCCTGAGGGCCTTCAGAGCCCATCGAGACAGCATCTTCCGGCAGCTGTGGCGGCTGCAGGCCCAGATG GTGTTTGAGGATATCAACACACTGGAGCAGGACTTGGAGGTTGAGGGGGACTCAGACGGGCCAGGACATGGTAGGATCTGGGGGCCCTGGGCATCCGGTAGCCTCCCCACTCCTGCAGAGTTGGAGTGGGACCCGGCGGGGGACGTTGGGGGCCTCGGGCCTTTGGGGCGAAGGACAGCCTGGACACCAGGGGCTCCCTGTGAGCTATGTGGCCACAGGGGCCCCTGGGGCAGGGGACAAAGCCTCGAGGTAAGAGCAGGTGGGGTCACCTCCCCCCAGGCACCCATGGACCCCTCTGTGTGCCTCCTAGCAGGGTCCTTCCCCTTCAAGGTTTTCATGGCTCTGTGTCTCCCTCTATCCCTCTCggggtctatttctcttttgctaTCTCAgtgttcccttccctccctccctttgtcTCTCTTGGCCTCCATGTCTTCCTCcatctcactctgtttccttctGTTGTGTCTACATTTCCTCATTTCCTCTATCTCCCTCACTCACCCTAAGGGGCCATGCTATTCCAAAATCACTCCCATCTCAAAGCC
- the ALKBH6 gene encoding alpha-ketoglutarate-dependent dioxygenase alkB homolog 6 isoform X3 has protein sequence MEDQDARVPALEPFRVEQAPPVIYYVPDFISKEEEEYLLRQVFNAPKPKWTQLSGRKLQNWGGLPHPRGMVPERLPPWLQRYVDKVSDLSLFGGLPANHVLVNQYLPGEGIMPHEDGPLYYPTVSTISLGSHTMLDLYEPRQPEDDDPTEQPRPPPQPATSLLLEPRSLLVLRGTAYTSLLHGIAPARVDVLDAASLPPNAAACPSAQPGARLARGTRVSLTIRRVPRVLRAGLLLSK, from the exons ATGGAGGATCAGGACGCCAGGGTCCCAGCACTGGAACCATTCAGGGTGGAGCAG GCACCACCTGTAATCTACTATGTCCCTGACTTCATCTCCAAGGAAGAGGAGGAGTATTTGCTTCGACAG GTCTTCAATGCCCCAAAGCCAAAGTGGACCCAGCTTTCCGGGAGGAAGTTACAGAACTGGG GTGGGCTGCCCCATCCCCGTGGGATGGTTCCTGAGCGGCTGCCACCATGGCTCCAGCGCTATGTGGACAAAGTGTCTGACCTCAGTCTTTTTGGGGGCCTCCCAGCCAACCACGTCCTTGTGAACCAGTATCTGCCTGGGGAGGGCATCATG ccccacgaGGATGGGCCACTGTACTACCCGACCGTCAGCACCATCAGCCTGGGCTCCCACACCATGCTGGACCTGTACGAGCCTCGGCAGCCAGAGGACGATGACCCTACAGAGCAG CCCCGACCCCCGCCGCAGCCAGCCACCTCTCTGCTGCTGGAACCTCGCAGCCTGCTGGTGCTCCGTGGCACCGCCTACACGAGCCTCCTCCACGGCATCGCACCCGCTCGCGTAGACGTGCTGGACGCCGCCTCCCTGCCGCCCAACGCAGCCGCTTGCCCCTCGGCGCAGCCCGGAGCCCGCCTGGCCCGCGGCACCCGCGTCTCGCTGACCATCCGCCGCGTGCCCCGCGTGCTGCGCGCTGGCCTCCTGCTCAGCAAGTGA